From Piscinibacter gummiphilus:
CAAGATCGTGCTCGCGCTCGGCTACAACGCGAAGGGCATCGACGACGGCGAAATCGCCGCCGACGACCGCCTCGGCAAAGGCTTCAAGCTGCGCCTGTACATCCCGACCGAGGCCACCCTCAAGTACTGGCTGCGCTCGGCACGTGGCGAAGAAAAACCCGCCAACGTGCGCTGAGCGCGCGTGCTCTCAACCCCTTCTCACAGCCCCTTCTGCGGCGTGATCAGGTACTTGGTGCCCGTCGCCTGCTTGCCGTAGGCGTTGATCGCCTCCAGCGACAGCGCCTCGGCCAGCGACACCTCGCGGGTGTAGTGGCTGGCGAAGGTGGTCTTGAGTTCGGCCGCCACACGCTCGCGCAGCTTCTGCGCATCGGCGAAACCGATCTTCTGCAGGAAGGGCGTCAAGAGCCAGCCGCCCACGCCCCACTGCATGCCGAAGCTGCGGTTGAGTTCCGTCGGGCTGCGGTCGAGGCCGCCGTAGATGTAGACCTGCTTGTGGACGTTGGAGCCGTATCGGCTGTATTCCTTGGCGTTGGCGTTGGCCGCAGCTTCCATGCAGGTGAGCACCTGGCCGGCGAGCTTGCCGCCGCCGATGGCGTCGAAGCACAGCGTGGCGCCGGTCTCGATCAGCGCCTTCGTCAGGTCTTCCATGAAGCTCGGGCTGCTGGAGTCGACGATGTACTTCGCGCCGATCTTCTTCAGGATCTCGGCCTGCTCGGGCTTGCGCACGATGTTGACGAGCGCGATGCCGTCTTTCATGCAGATCCTGTTGAGCATCTGGCCGAGGTTCGACGCGGCGGCGGTGTGCACCAGCGCCTTGTGGCCTTCGCGGCGCATCACCTCGGTCATCGAGAGCGAGGTGAGCGGGTTCACGAAGCACGAGGCGCCTTCGGCGGCGGTGGTGCCCGCCGGCAGCAGCAGGGCCTGCTTGGCCTTCACGGCGCGGTATTGCCCGTACATCGCGCCGCCGAGGATGGCGACCGTCTTGCCGACCAGCGCCTGCGCCTCGGGCGACGAGCCGGCCTTCACCACGGTGCCGGCGCCTTCGTTGCCGACGGGCATCGACTCGTCGAGGCGGCCGGCCAGGCCGCGCATCATCTTCTCGGGCACCTGGGCGGTGATCACCGGGTTGGCCGCGGTGCCGGAAGCCTTGGCGGTCGACATGTCGGCCAGGCCGAAGAGCAGCGCCAGGTCGGACGGGTTGATCGGCGTGGCCTCCACGCGCACCAGCACCTCGTCGTCGGCCGGTTGTGGCACGGGCACGTTCTGCAGCGAGAGTTCGAGTTCGCCGCTCTTCTTGACGAGCGAGCGCAGTTGCAGCGCGGTGGCGGGAATGGTGGGGGTGCTCATGCAGGTCTCCTCTGTGGCCCAAATGGGATGGGAAAGAGGCGCAGTGTAGGAAGCGCGATCCGGCGAGGCTGTCGCCAACATGCCACCCACCGGCAGGGCTATTTGATGCGCTGCTTTTCCAGCTTCCGGGCGAGCGTGCGCCGGTGCATGCCGAGGCGACGCGCCGTTTCCGAGATGTTGAAGCCCGTCTCGGCCAGGGTCTCGTGGATTCGCTCCCACTCCAGCGTCTTGATCGAGGTGGTGCGCTCGGTCAACTCGACCTCGGCATCGCCCTGCTTGCGCTCGAAGGCGGCTTCGATGTCATCGGTATTGGCCGGCTTGGCGAGGTAGTGGCGCGCCCCGAGCTTGATGGCCTCGACCGCCGTGGCGATGCTCGCGTAGCCGGTGAGCACCACGATGACGGTGGTGGGGTCATGCTCGTGCAGCACCTGCACGCAGGCGAGCCCCGAAGCCCCCCCGGCGAGCCGCAGGTCGACCACGGCGAACTCAGGCGTCGCTTCAGCGAGCAGCGCACGCATGTCGTCGAGGCTGGTCGCGCGCAGCACCTGGTAGCCGCGCCGCTCGAACGAGCGCACGAGGGTGCGCGCGAAAGCATCGTCGTCTTCGACGATCAAGAGCAGCGGGTCGGGCACGTTGTCTTCAGTGCTCATGGCGGGGATTCTCGGCGGCCGGGGCCAAGGCCGCGAGCGGCAGACGGATCTCCACTTCGGCGCCGCCCTCGGGTCGGTTGCGTGCGCCCATGCGCCCGCCCAGCGAGCGGGCCACGTTCACCGACAGGAAGAGCCCGAGCCCGCCCCCCGCGCGCCCCTTGCTCGACTGATAGGGCTTGCCGAAGCGCTCGATCATGCCGGGCGCAAAGCCGGGGCCTTCGTCCTGCACACGCAAGATCAGCTCCTCGTGCTCGCACTGTGCGATCAGCCGAGGCGCCGCATGCGGGGCCGCTTCGAAGGCGTTGTCGAGCACGTTGTCGATCATCTGGCGCAGCGCAAAGTCCGAGATCATCGGCAGGTCGGGCACGTCGACGCGCTCGTGGTGCAGGCCTTCGGCGGCGCGTGTGCGGCGCCAGTGCGAGACGAGGTCGTCGAGGAAGGCATGCAGCGTGGTCTGCACCGGCGCCTCGCCACGCGCCTCGCCGGCCGACATCAGGATGCCACTCACGATGGTCTTGCAGCGCTGGATCTGGATCTGCATCTCCTCGATCTCTTCGCGCAGCTCGGGCTCGGCGGCAAACGGCGCCATGCGCGACCAGTCGCCGAGGATGACCGACAGCGTGGCGAGCGGCGTGCCCAGCTCGTGCGCCGCGCCCGAGGCGAGCAGCCCCATGCGCACGATGTGCTCTTCTTCGGCGGCACGCTGGCGCAGGTCGGCCAGGCGCGCATCACGCCGCCGCAGGTTGCGCTCGATGCGCACGATGAAGAGCACGAGCAGCCCCGCGTTCAGCAGGAAGCACAGCAGCAGGCCGCCGATGTAGGGCGCCGACAGGGCCGCGGCATCGAGCCCGGTGAGCTTGAGCGGGTGATACCACTGCGTGAGCGCGACGAAACACCCGCTCGAGACGCCGACGATGGTCCACGCATAACTCGGCCGCAGCATCACCGAGGCCACGGCCACCTGCAGCAGGTACAGGAAGATGAACGGGTTGGTGACGCCGCCCGCGCAGTACAGCTGGGCGCTGAGGATGGACACATCGACCAGCAGACCGCCGAGCAACTCGGTGTCGCTCACCCTTGGGGCGGTGCGGCTGCGCAGCCAGCACGCGAGGTTGAAGATGGAGAGCGCGCCCAGGAGCGAGAGCATCTCCGGCAGCGGCAGCGTGATGCCGAGCACGAAATGCACCACCAGGATGGTGGCGAGCTGGCCCGCCACCGCGAGCCAGCGCAGCTGGATGAGCTGCAGGAGGTTGTTGCGGCCCGCGAGTTTCTCGGGGGCCTGCCCGGTGTCCAGCGCCGGCGGGGGGTGTGACGCTTCAGGCACCCTGCTGCGCGGCGGCACGGCGGCGCGAGGCGCGGATTTCCGCCACCGCCGCAAAGGCGATCGCGGCCGCCACCATGCCCGCGAGCACGAACCACGTCAGTGCATACATCAGGTGATTGTTGCTGAAGTGCAGCACGGTGAGGCCCGGGCGCGGCCAGTCGAGCGGCGCATCGTTGGCGGCGGCCACGTCGACGAAATACGGCGCGACCGACTTCGCGTCGCCCACGCCGCGCGCGGCCGCGATGGCCGCCACGTCGCGCGAGTACCAGCGGTTGGCGACGGCGTCGTTGTCCTGCAGCACCCGCCCGCCCGGCTCCGACATGCGCAGCAGACCCTCGACCGACTGCAGCGCATCGCCCGTGGCGACGGGCCGGGTGGCCGGGTCGCGCTTGTCGGGCGGCACGAAGCCGCGGTTGACCAGCACGACGAAGCCCTGCTCGGTGCGCATCGGCGTGAGCACCCAGTAGCCGCTGCCGAGCGCCGTCATCGCCTGCACCAGCGTCTCCTGCTCGTGGGCATAACGGCCACGCAGCGTCACGCGGCGGTACTCGGCGCTGGACTCGTTCAAACCCGCCCATTCGGCCGGGCCGGGCGCGGGCACGGGAGCGGCCTTCACGCGCTGGTCGACGCGCTCGATCAGCTCGGTCTTCCAGTTGAGGCGGTTGACCTGCCACATGCCGAGGGCCACGAAGCCGGCCAGCGCGAAGAGGCCGGTGAGCAGCAGCACGACCCAGAGCACCGGGCGGGCCGACGCGGTGCTGGCGTCGAAGTCTTCGTTGTCGTCGGCGCTGTTGTCGACGGCGGGGGTCTGGAGGGAAGTGGTCGTCATGGCATGTTCCGCATGTCGTGCACCGGCATCATGTTGGTGTTCAGGTGGTACATCACCCAGATCGAACCGGCCAGCATGATGAGCACCAGCGCGCCCGTGAAGATCAGCGCGAGCATCGACCAGCCGCCTTCGATCTTCGAGTTCATGTGCAGGAAATAGACCATGTGCACCACGATCTGCACCGCCGCGAAACCGAGAATTACTGCGGCCGTGAGGCCGGGCGTCGGCAGCACCTTGCCCATCACCAGCCAGAACGGGATGGCGGTGAGCACCACCGCCAGCAGGAAGCCGATCACGTAGCCTTTGACGCTGAAGTGGTAGCCGCCGTCGTGATCGTCGTGGCCATGCGGCTCGCTGTGACCGGGGTCGTGCGCGCCGTGCGCGAGTTCAGCATGTGCGCCGCTCATTGCATCACTCCCATCAGATAGACGAAGGTGAAGACGCCGATCCAGACGACGTCGAGGAAGTGCCAGAACATCGACAGGCACATCAGCCGGCGCTGGTTCTCGGCGATGAGGCCGTGCTTGCTCACCTGCACCATCAGCGTCACGAGCCAGATGCAGCCGAAGGTGACGTGCAGGCCGTGCGTGCCGACCAGCGTGAAGAACGACGACAGGAAGGCACTGCGCTGAGGGCCGGCGCCTTCGTGGATGAGGTGCGCGAACTCGTACAGCTCGATACCGAGGAAGCCCAGGCCCAGCAGGCCGGTGATCGCGAGCCAGCCCAGCACCTGCCGCTTGCGCTTGTTCTGCGCGCCGATCATGGCGAAGCCGTAGGTGATGGACGACAGCAACAGCAGGCCGGTGTTGATGGCGACGAGGTTCAGGTCGAACAGGTCGGCGCCCGACGGGCCCGCCGCATAGGAGCGGCCCAGCACGGCGTAGGTGGCGAAGAGCACGGCGAAGATGAGGCAGTCGCTCATCAGGTACAGCCAGAAGCCCAGCAGCGTGCCCTGCTGCGGGTGGTGGTCGCCGTTGTCGTAGAAGACCGGCGGCGCGTCGTTCAAGACGGCGGAGGGGCCGCCGGGGGTCGCCATCGCAGGTTGCAGGATCGTCATGGTGTTCAAGCCCTCGCTGCCTGGAGCGCGAGCGTGCGCTGGTCTTCGCTGCGCGTCACTTCATCGGCGGGGATGTAGTAGTCGCGCTTGTAGTTGAAGGTGTGGAAGATCGTCGCGCCGATGGTGGCGGCGAACAGCAGCGCGGCCGGGATCCACATGTGCCAGATGAGCGCGAAGCCGAGCGCGGTCGACAGGCCCGCGATCACGACGCCGGCCGCGGTGTTGGCCGGCATGTGGATGGGCTTGAAGCCGCTCGTCGGGCGCTGCGCACCGCGGCGCTTCATGTCGTGCCAGGCGTCGTTGTCGTGCACGACCGGGGTGAACGCGAAGTTGTAGGCCGGCGGCGGCGAGGAGGTCGACCATTCCAGCGTGCGGCCGTCCCACGGGTCGCCGGTCACGTCGCGCAGCTGGTCGCGGCGCATGTAGCTCACCACCAGCTGGATCAGGAAGGCGGCGATGCCGAGCGCGATCAGCACGGCGCCGAAGGCGGCCACGATGAACCAGATCTGCAGCGACGGGTCGTCGAAGTGGCTCATGCGGCGCGTCACGCCCATCAGGCCCAGCACGTACAGCGGCATGAAGGCGAAGAAGAAGCCGATCTGCCAAAACCAGAAGGAGCACTTGCCCCAGAACGGGTCGAGCTTGTAGCCGAAGGCCTTGGGGAACCAGAACACGATGCCGGCGAAGAGGCCAAACAGCACGCCGCCGATGATCACGTTGTGGAAGTGCGCGATCAGGAAGAGGCTGTTGTGCAGCACGAAGTCGGCCGGCGGCACCGCCAGCAGCACGCCCGTCATGCCGCCGATCACGAAGGTGACCATGAAGCCCACCGTCCACAGCATCGGCACGTCGAACTGGATGCGGCCGCGGTACATGGTGAAGAGCCAGTTGAAGATCTTCGCGCCCGTGGGGATCGAGATGATCATCGTCGTGATGCCGAAGAACGAGTTCACGCTCGCGCCCGAGCCCATCGTGAAGAAGTGGTGCAGCCACACGAGGTACGACAGGATGGTGATCACGACGGTCGCGTAGACCATCGACGCGTAGCCGAAGAGGCGCTTGCGGCTGAAGGTCGACACCACTTCAGAAAAGATGCCGAAGCAAGGCAGGATCAGGATGTAGACCTCGGGGTGGCCCCAGATCCAGATCAGGTTCACGTACATCATGGCGTTGCCGCCGAGGTCGTTCGTGAAGAAGTTCGTGCCGACGTAGCGGTCGAGCGAGAGCAGCGCCAGCACCGCCGTCAGCACCGGGAACGCGGCGACGATCAGGATGTTGGTGCAAAGCGAGGTCCAGGTGAACACCGGCATCTTCATCATCGACATGCCGGGGGCGCGCATCTTGATGATGGTGGCGATGAGGTTGATGCCGGAGAGCGTCGTTCCGACCCCGGCCACCTGCAGCGACCACAGGTAGTAATCGACCCCCACCCCCGGGCTCTGCAGGATGCCCGACAGCGGCGGATACGCGAGCCAGCCGGTGCGCGCGAACTCACCGACGAAGAGGGAGGCCATGGTCAGCATGGCGCCGCCGGCGGTCATCCAGAAGCTGAAGTTGTTGAGGAAGGGGAAGGCCACGTCGCGCGCGCCGATCTGCAGCGGCACCACGTAGTTCATGAAGCCGGTGACGAGCGGCATCGCCACGAAGAAGATCATGATCACGCCGTGGGCGGTGAAGATCTGGTCGTAGTGGTGCGGCGGCAGGTAGCCGAGGTTGTCGCCGAAGGCGATCGATTGCTGCAGCCGCATCATCAGCGCGTCGGCAAAGCCGCGCAGCAGCATCACCAGGCCCAGCACGATGTACATGATGCCGATCTTCTTGTGGTCGATGCTGGTGAACCAGTCGCGCCACAGCGGGCCCCACACGCGGTAGCGCGTCATGAGGGTGAGCACCACGGAACCGCCCAGCACCACCATCGCGAAGGTGGCCCAGATGATCGGGTCGTGCGGGATCGCGTCGGGCCCGAGGCGGCCGAAGACGAGTGTTTGCAGGTCGAGGGAAGCGGAAGACATTTCAGGCTCTCAGCGGCGGGCCACGGCCGATTGGCTGTCTGCCAGGAGCGGCGAGCCGGTCGGGTTGTCGGGGGTGCACAGGGCGGTGGCGACGTAGGGGCGCTCCGTGTCGCGCCAGGGCTTGCGCTCGAGGTAGGCGAGGCCTTGTTTGCCCATGCCGCCTGCGGCGTCGATGGCCATCATCTCGTTCATGCACATCTTGGCGGCGTCGACGCAGCGGTTGAGCACGGCGTCGAAGAGCTTGGGGTCGACACGCCCATAGCGGCGTACCGGCTCACGCGCACTCGGCTGCTCGAGCGTCATGTAGACGGCGCGGGTGAGCTCGTCTTTCGAGGCCTTGTGGCTTTCGACCCAGCGCGCGAAGCCGGCATCCGACAGGCCGTGGAACTTGAAGCGCATGTGCGAGAAGCCGTCGCCGCTGAAGTTGGCCGAGAAGCCGTCGTACACGCCGGCGCGGTTGATCACGGCGTGCAGCTTGGTTTCCATGCCGGGCATGGCGTAGATCTGGCCGGCGAGCGCCGGCACGTAGAAGGAGTTCATCACCGTCGACGAGGTGATGCGGAACTGGATCGGCCGGTCGACCGGCGCGGCGAGCTCGTTGACGGTGGCGATGCCCTGCTCCGGGTAGACGAAGAGCCACTTCCAGTCGAGCGCCACGACCTGCACCACCAGCGGCTTGGTCTTGGGATCCACCGGGCGCTGCGCGTCGATGCGCTGCAGCGGGCGCCACGGGTCGAGCTTGTGGGTGCTGATCCAGGTGAGCGCGCCCAGGGCGATGATGATCAAGAGCGGTGCGCCCCAGATCACGAGCTCCAGCTTGGTGGAGTGGTCCCACTCGGGGTCGTAGGTGGCCTCGGTGTTGGTCTCGCGGTAGCGCCACGCGAAGACGAGCGTGAGCACGATCACCGGCACGATGATCAGCAGCATCAGCACGGTGGACGAGACGATCAGGTCGGCTTGC
This genomic window contains:
- the cyoB gene encoding cytochrome o ubiquinol oxidase subunit I, with product MSSASLDLQTLVFGRLGPDAIPHDPIIWATFAMVVLGGSVVLTLMTRYRVWGPLWRDWFTSIDHKKIGIMYIVLGLVMLLRGFADALMMRLQQSIAFGDNLGYLPPHHYDQIFTAHGVIMIFFVAMPLVTGFMNYVVPLQIGARDVAFPFLNNFSFWMTAGGAMLTMASLFVGEFARTGWLAYPPLSGILQSPGVGVDYYLWSLQVAGVGTTLSGINLIATIIKMRAPGMSMMKMPVFTWTSLCTNILIVAAFPVLTAVLALLSLDRYVGTNFFTNDLGGNAMMYVNLIWIWGHPEVYILILPCFGIFSEVVSTFSRKRLFGYASMVYATVVITILSYLVWLHHFFTMGSGASVNSFFGITTMIISIPTGAKIFNWLFTMYRGRIQFDVPMLWTVGFMVTFVIGGMTGVLLAVPPADFVLHNSLFLIAHFHNVIIGGVLFGLFAGIVFWFPKAFGYKLDPFWGKCSFWFWQIGFFFAFMPLYVLGLMGVTRRMSHFDDPSLQIWFIVAAFGAVLIALGIAAFLIQLVVSYMRRDQLRDVTGDPWDGRTLEWSTSSPPPAYNFAFTPVVHDNDAWHDMKRRGAQRPTSGFKPIHMPANTAAGVVIAGLSTALGFALIWHMWIPAALLFAATIGATIFHTFNYKRDYYIPADEVTRSEDQRTLALQAARA
- a CDS encoding ATP-binding protein; amino-acid sequence: MPEASHPPPALDTGQAPEKLAGRNNLLQLIQLRWLAVAGQLATILVVHFVLGITLPLPEMLSLLGALSIFNLACWLRSRTAPRVSDTELLGGLLVDVSILSAQLYCAGGVTNPFIFLYLLQVAVASVMLRPSYAWTIVGVSSGCFVALTQWYHPLKLTGLDAAALSAPYIGGLLLCFLLNAGLLVLFIVRIERNLRRRDARLADLRQRAAEEEHIVRMGLLASGAAHELGTPLATLSVILGDWSRMAPFAAEPELREEIEEMQIQIQRCKTIVSGILMSAGEARGEAPVQTTLHAFLDDLVSHWRRTRAAEGLHHERVDVPDLPMISDFALRQMIDNVLDNAFEAAPHAAPRLIAQCEHEELILRVQDEGPGFAPGMIERFGKPYQSSKGRAGGGLGLFLSVNVARSLGGRMGARNRPEGGAEVEIRLPLAALAPAAENPRHEH
- the cyoA gene encoding ubiquinol oxidase subunit II, with amino-acid sequence MNPSGDIASQQADLIVSSTVLMLLIIVPVIVLTLVFAWRYRETNTEATYDPEWDHSTKLELVIWGAPLLIIIALGALTWISTHKLDPWRPLQRIDAQRPVDPKTKPLVVQVVALDWKWLFVYPEQGIATVNELAAPVDRPIQFRITSSTVMNSFYVPALAGQIYAMPGMETKLHAVINRAGVYDGFSANFSGDGFSHMRFKFHGLSDAGFARWVESHKASKDELTRAVYMTLEQPSAREPVRRYGRVDPKLFDAVLNRCVDAAKMCMNEMMAIDAAGGMGKQGLAYLERKPWRDTERPYVATALCTPDNPTGSPLLADSQSAVARR
- the cyoD gene encoding cytochrome o ubiquinol oxidase subunit IV: MSGAHAELAHGAHDPGHSEPHGHDDHDGGYHFSVKGYVIGFLLAVVLTAIPFWLVMGKVLPTPGLTAAVILGFAAVQIVVHMVYFLHMNSKIEGGWSMLALIFTGALVLIMLAGSIWVMYHLNTNMMPVHDMRNMP
- a CDS encoding zinc-binding dehydrogenase, producing MSTPTIPATALQLRSLVKKSGELELSLQNVPVPQPADDEVLVRVEATPINPSDLALLFGLADMSTAKASGTAANPVITAQVPEKMMRGLAGRLDESMPVGNEGAGTVVKAGSSPEAQALVGKTVAILGGAMYGQYRAVKAKQALLLPAGTTAAEGASCFVNPLTSLSMTEVMRREGHKALVHTAAASNLGQMLNRICMKDGIALVNIVRKPEQAEILKKIGAKYIVDSSSPSFMEDLTKALIETGATLCFDAIGGGKLAGQVLTCMEAAANANAKEYSRYGSNVHKQVYIYGGLDRSPTELNRSFGMQWGVGGWLLTPFLQKIGFADAQKLRERVAAELKTTFASHYTREVSLAEALSLEAINAYGKQATGTKYLITPQKGL
- the cyoC gene encoding cytochrome o ubiquinol oxidase subunit III; the encoded protein is MATPGGPSAVLNDAPPVFYDNGDHHPQQGTLLGFWLYLMSDCLIFAVLFATYAVLGRSYAAGPSGADLFDLNLVAINTGLLLLSSITYGFAMIGAQNKRKRQVLGWLAITGLLGLGFLGIELYEFAHLIHEGAGPQRSAFLSSFFTLVGTHGLHVTFGCIWLVTLMVQVSKHGLIAENQRRLMCLSMFWHFLDVVWIGVFTFVYLMGVMQ
- a CDS encoding SURF1 family protein gives rise to the protein MTTTSLQTPAVDNSADDNEDFDASTASARPVLWVVLLLTGLFALAGFVALGMWQVNRLNWKTELIERVDQRVKAAPVPAPGPAEWAGLNESSAEYRRVTLRGRYAHEQETLVQAMTALGSGYWVLTPMRTEQGFVVLVNRGFVPPDKRDPATRPVATGDALQSVEGLLRMSEPGGRVLQDNDAVANRWYSRDVAAIAAARGVGDAKSVAPYFVDVAAANDAPLDWPRPGLTVLHFSNNHLMYALTWFVLAGMVAAAIAFAAVAEIRASRRRAAAQQGA
- a CDS encoding response regulator transcription factor, which codes for MSTEDNVPDPLLLIVEDDDAFARTLVRSFERRGYQVLRATSLDDMRALLAEATPEFAVVDLRLAGGASGLACVQVLHEHDPTTVIVVLTGYASIATAVEAIKLGARHYLAKPANTDDIEAAFERKQGDAEVELTERTTSIKTLEWERIHETLAETGFNISETARRLGMHRRTLARKLEKQRIK